From the genome of Planctomycetota bacterium, one region includes:
- a CDS encoding prolyl oligopeptidase family serine peptidase: MERRMIRRIAIVLLVFASLVSNAHAIPPATPWDIAELDKVPQFEWIDADGPVRSLFYAGEPYQGHATRVFAYYADPSTLGNHVDKPHMLPAVVLVHGGGGSAFREWVELWAKHGYAAIAMDLGGMMPLGTGDANDRKNRAALPDGGPDQTDAEKFGAIDKPLTEQWEYHAVANVIRAHSLIRSFDLVDTDRTAVTGISWGGYLTCIVAGVDARFKAAVPVYGCGYLHENSVWLPWFNQKFTPQQRDKWVNLWDPSRYLPAVSMPILFVDGTNDFAYPLDSLMKSVHTVPRETYRNVRVTVNMPHSHPAGWAPPEIARFIDARLMHGPDLAKLDAPVVMGQQITCKFTAPLPLTSAVLNYTIDDAAMNKHKWITVPATIEGDHLTAPAPPAGAKMWFFNATDQRGDIVSSEAIFADPPTTSP, encoded by the coding sequence ATGGAGCGCCGCATGATTCGACGCATAGCAATCGTTTTGCTCGTTTTTGCTTCGCTTGTTTCGAACGCGCATGCCATTCCCCCCGCGACGCCGTGGGATATTGCGGAGCTGGACAAGGTGCCGCAGTTTGAATGGATCGATGCGGATGGGCCGGTGCGGTCGTTGTTTTATGCGGGGGAGCCGTATCAGGGTCATGCGACGCGCGTGTTTGCATATTACGCGGATCCCTCGACGCTGGGCAATCATGTGGACAAGCCGCACATGTTGCCGGCGGTGGTATTGGTGCATGGCGGGGGCGGGTCGGCGTTTCGCGAATGGGTCGAACTGTGGGCGAAACATGGGTATGCGGCGATCGCGATGGACCTGGGCGGCATGATGCCCCTCGGGACCGGCGACGCCAACGATCGCAAGAATCGTGCCGCGCTGCCCGACGGCGGACCCGATCAGACGGACGCGGAGAAGTTCGGCGCCATCGACAAGCCGCTGACCGAACAATGGGAGTATCACGCCGTCGCCAATGTCATCCGCGCCCATTCGCTGATCCGCAGCTTCGACCTCGTCGATACCGACCGCACGGCCGTGACGGGCATTTCATGGGGCGGGTATCTGACGTGCATCGTCGCCGGCGTCGATGCGCGATTCAAAGCCGCGGTGCCGGTCTATGGCTGCGGGTACCTGCATGAGAACAGCGTCTGGCTCCCGTGGTTCAATCAGAAGTTCACGCCGCAGCAGCGCGACAAGTGGGTCAACCTCTGGGACCCGTCGCGTTATCTGCCGGCGGTGTCGATGCCGATTCTTTTCGTCGATGGGACCAACGACTTCGCGTATCCGCTCGACTCGCTGATGAAAAGCGTGCATACCGTGCCGCGCGAGACGTATCGGAATGTGCGCGTGACGGTGAACATGCCGCACAGTCACCCCGCCGGCTGGGCCCCGCCGGAGATCGCCCGCTTCATCGACGCCCGCCTGATGCACGGGCCGGACCTTGCGAAGCTCGACGCGCCAGTCGTGATGGGCCAACAGATCACATGCAAATTCACCGCCCCGCTGCCGCTCACTTCCGCCGTGCTCAACTACACCATCGACGACGCCGCGATGAACAAGCACAAGTGGATCACCGTCCCCGCGACGATCGAAGGCGATCACCTCACGGCTCCCGCTCCGCCGGCCGGTGCGAAGATGTGGTTCTTCAACGCCACCGACCAGCGCGGCGACATCGTCAGCTCGGAAGCCATCTTCGCCGATCCGCCGACGACATCCCCCTGA
- a CDS encoding ArsR family transcriptional regulator — protein sequence MVHKPGHDEVRRFILTSVQDHSADIATFTASHFQISRQAVSRHLRKLVDAGELVARGETRRRVYELRVLRHWKDTFALDGMLEEDRVWTNFVAPLVNDLPDEIQTLCHYGLTEMVNNAIDHSNGSLVRIELIRTAAIVELSVVDNGIGIFKKIGDALNLTDPRDAVIELAKGKFTTDPSRHTGEGIFFRTRVRRPWINEPRPSGSGRNR from the coding sequence GTGGTTCACAAACCCGGCCATGATGAAGTTCGACGTTTCATTCTCACGTCTGTTCAAGACCACAGCGCGGATATCGCCACCTTCACGGCATCTCACTTTCAGATTTCGCGTCAGGCCGTCAGTCGGCATCTCCGCAAGCTTGTCGACGCCGGCGAACTTGTCGCACGCGGTGAGACACGCCGGCGCGTCTATGAACTGCGCGTGCTCAGGCACTGGAAGGATACCTTTGCCCTCGACGGCATGCTTGAAGAAGACCGTGTTTGGACCAACTTTGTCGCGCCGTTAGTAAATGACCTTCCCGATGAGATTCAAACCCTTTGCCACTATGGTCTGACAGAGATGGTCAACAATGCGATCGACCATTCGAATGGCTCGCTGGTTCGAATCGAATTGATCAGAACCGCGGCGATCGTGGAATTGAGCGTCGTGGACAACGGTATCGGTATTTTCAAGAAAATCGGTGATGCCCTCAATCTGACCGATCCACGTGATGCCGTCATTGAATTGGCGAAAGGTAAATTCACAACGGACCCGTCCCGACATACAGGTGAAGGCATTTTCTTTAGAACGCGTGTGAGAAGGCCATGGATCAACGAGCCGCGACCGTCAGGGAGCGGTCGAAACAGGTAA
- a CDS encoding redoxin domain-containing protein: protein MNPPSEAHAFQAWVFFLTPSGISPLQSRIRRTRSWSRPMRRTLAILAAFALLTSLVFAGEFPDDWTWHRTDEQRARHAELIGKPMPALELSHWINGPVTADDMKGKIVVLDFWATWCGPCLAAIPHNNELAAKYKDKGVVFVGVCGSTRGQEKFEDTAKAHNIQYATARDENNTSAPAFRVMWWPTYAFIDRKGIVRIIGVKTSHVEDVIEKLLAEDAAQQ from the coding sequence ATGAATCCCCCCTCCGAAGCCCACGCTTTTCAAGCGTGGGTCTTCTTTTTGACCCCATCAGGAATTTCCCCCCTACAATCCCGCATCCGCCGCACCAGATCATGGAGCCGCCCCATGCGCCGCACCCTCGCGATCCTCGCCGCGTTCGCCCTGCTGACTTCCCTCGTTTTCGCCGGCGAATTTCCCGATGATTGGACCTGGCACCGCACCGATGAGCAGCGCGCCAGGCACGCCGAACTGATCGGCAAGCCCATGCCCGCGCTCGAACTCTCCCACTGGATCAACGGCCCCGTCACCGCCGACGACATGAAAGGCAAAATCGTCGTCCTCGATTTCTGGGCCACATGGTGCGGCCCCTGCCTCGCCGCCATCCCGCACAACAACGAACTCGCCGCCAAGTACAAAGACAAAGGCGTCGTCTTCGTCGGCGTGTGCGGCTCGACGCGCGGTCAGGAAAAATTCGAGGACACCGCCAAAGCGCACAACATCCAGTACGCCACCGCCCGCGATGAAAACAACACTTCCGCCCCCGCCTTCCGCGTCATGTGGTGGCCCACCTACGCCTTCATCGACCGCAAAGGCATCGTCCGCATCATCGGCGTCAAAACGTCCCACGTCGAAGACGTCATCGAAAAACTCCTCGCCGAAGACGCCGCCCAGCAGTAG
- a CDS encoding DUF4325 domain-containing protein has protein sequence MDQRAATVRERSKQVTMSGAVTAPSRSRLVKRPLLTHVLTSRSCEVFTMIANGFFCRVSRSGESWVLEDEADSGFGTGIRMTINPFTNVTLKDVFDRFSGEDYQFNRTHFPVELAKFGDENLISRSQAKRVVSRFERFDEVFLDFKGVESIGQAFADEIFRVFANQHPDTQIHPINTSPQVKNMISRARKAD, from the coding sequence ATGGATCAACGAGCCGCGACCGTCAGGGAGCGGTCGAAACAGGTAACAATGAGCGGCGCCGTGACCGCTCCCTCACGGTCGCGGCTCGTTAAACGCCCCCTTCTCACACACGTTCTTACATCTCGGAGTTGTGAGGTGTTCACGATGATTGCCAACGGATTTTTCTGTCGTGTCAGCCGTTCGGGCGAAAGTTGGGTGCTTGAGGATGAGGCCGACTCGGGGTTTGGAACGGGCATCAGGATGACGATCAACCCTTTTACAAACGTCACTCTCAAGGACGTCTTCGATCGATTCTCCGGCGAGGATTATCAATTCAATCGCACGCATTTTCCGGTCGAACTGGCGAAATTCGGGGACGAGAATTTGATTTCGCGCTCGCAGGCCAAGCGTGTTGTCTCGCGCTTTGAGCGTTTTGACGAAGTGTTCTTGGACTTCAAAGGCGTGGAGTCGATTGGGCAAGCATTTGCCGACGAGATATTCCGAGTGTTCGCCAATCAGCATCCGGATACGCAAATCCATCCGATTAATACGAGTCCGCAAGTGAAGAATATGATCAGTCGCGCCAGGAAAGCTGATTAA
- a CDS encoding SpoIIE family protein phosphatase, translating to MRRGPTLEKRGLRRLGGRRYNGRAMSTRPAINDPKFDDLERIGSFEGAALRSERVRIICMMVVLVVLGVHGVLRVFDPVFGTTTVGWILVCVTSTYLVIEAAMLAHVQRLILADRAIKRSVLMGLAVVECLMPTLVLLLVYRMVEINPRVVLVSPGFSIYLMLMLLAVLRLEPMLSVVVGATACVGYGYTVVTVLSGSGKFIDDGIPPVIFPTQLLVLVLGAASCVYVTHRVRRYVVLAVREAEARRQRERLERDLQMAHQIQQRLLPDEMPRVPGYEIAAFNRPADQTGGDYYDWQSLADNRLMFSVADVTGHGIGPALITAACQAYVRVMAMESASVERVLERVNELLVKDLSDGRFVTLALLEYDFAQHAGRLLSAGHGPTFLITGGDGRMKSIAAQGLPLGIAAGVPMDQPIAIALEVGDVIAMFSDGFFEWVGPEGKQFGLSRLSAVITEHRHASAQQIIEAMDQAITQFAAGLSQPDDMTALLIKRVG from the coding sequence ATGAGGCGGGGTCCCACGCTTGAAAAGCGTGGGCTTCGGCGGCTTGGCGGGCGAAGGTACAATGGCCGCGCCATGAGCACGCGACCGGCGATCAACGATCCGAAGTTCGACGACCTGGAGCGCATCGGCAGCTTCGAAGGCGCGGCCCTGCGCAGCGAGCGCGTGCGGATCATCTGCATGATGGTCGTGCTCGTCGTGTTGGGGGTGCATGGCGTGCTGCGCGTCTTCGATCCGGTGTTCGGGACGACGACGGTCGGCTGGATCCTCGTGTGCGTCACAAGCACGTACCTCGTCATCGAAGCGGCGATGCTCGCGCATGTGCAGCGGCTGATTCTCGCGGACCGGGCGATCAAGCGGTCGGTGCTGATGGGGCTGGCGGTGGTGGAGTGTCTGATGCCCACGCTGGTGCTGCTCCTGGTGTATCGGATGGTCGAGATCAATCCGCGCGTCGTGCTTGTTTCGCCGGGGTTTTCGATTTATCTGATGTTGATGCTGCTGGCGGTGCTGCGACTGGAGCCGATGTTGAGCGTCGTCGTCGGCGCGACGGCGTGCGTCGGGTACGGGTATACGGTCGTGACCGTGCTGTCGGGCTCGGGGAAGTTCATCGACGACGGGATTCCGCCGGTGATATTTCCGACGCAGTTGCTCGTGCTGGTGCTCGGCGCGGCGTCGTGCGTGTATGTGACGCACCGCGTGCGGCGGTACGTCGTGCTGGCGGTGCGCGAAGCGGAGGCGCGAAGGCAGCGCGAGCGGCTGGAGCGCGATCTGCAGATGGCGCATCAGATTCAGCAGCGCCTTTTGCCCGACGAAATGCCGCGGGTCCCCGGCTACGAAATCGCCGCGTTCAATCGGCCCGCCGATCAGACCGGCGGCGACTATTACGACTGGCAATCCCTGGCGGACAACCGCCTGATGTTCTCCGTCGCCGACGTGACCGGGCACGGCATCGGCCCCGCGCTGATCACCGCGGCGTGCCAGGCGTATGTGCGCGTCATGGCGATGGAGTCCGCCTCCGTCGAGCGCGTGCTGGAGCGCGTCAACGAACTGCTCGTCAAGGACCTGTCCGACGGGCGATTCGTCACGCTCGCGCTCCTCGAATACGACTTTGCGCAGCATGCCGGTCGGCTTCTTTCCGCCGGTCACGGCCCGACGTTCCTCATCACCGGCGGCGACGGACGCATGAAGTCCATCGCCGCACAGGGACTGCCCCTGGGCATCGCCGCCGGCGTTCCGATGGATCAGCCCATCGCGATCGCCCTCGAAGTCGGCGACGTCATCGCCATGTTCTCCGATGGTTTTTTCGAATGGGTCGGACCCGAAGGCAAGCAGTTCGGCCTGTCGCGCCTCAGTGCCGTCATCACCGAGCATCGCCACGCCTCGGCTCAACAGATCATTGAAGCGATGGATCAGGCGATCACACAGTTCGCCGCGGGGCTGTCGCAGCCGGATGACATGACGGCGCTATTGATCAAGCGCGTGGGGTGA